In Chryseobacterium oranimense, a single window of DNA contains:
- a CDS encoding acetoacetate decarboxylase (ADC), producing MKKLKILAIAVIIAIILLFAPGFFLSKAVVNTASNKESVQPKTNNPTDKDTLIELAGQKMPVLKGGLFDRFHSNSPMDIVAKERPDIDLSWFKTIQKQKKEVGFTTYSPNFYYSNSSITAIYTADMSKIKELIPEKVKGLVKPISYTPGKGLIAITSYAYHYCDNDFYNELSISIVTTQPGRSNWGLISLMGELNDKNLWGYVLKLPVDTELARVRGVYGYNLPKWLIPINYTNEGNSLTFNYYDEKGNFDFSMAGKKLDVSASTPEITRSNFINLNKQGQLTHGYTDVRAIKKASSKSAEDIQLNLSDGPLSTFIRSLGLNKLVKYDYQPEFQAALYTPELVQEEKK from the coding sequence ATGAAAAAATTAAAAATTCTGGCAATCGCAGTAATTATCGCTATAATCCTACTCTTTGCCCCTGGCTTTTTCCTAAGTAAAGCTGTCGTTAATACAGCTTCAAATAAGGAAAGTGTACAACCAAAAACTAATAATCCTACTGATAAGGATACACTCATTGAACTGGCGGGACAGAAGATGCCCGTACTGAAAGGCGGTTTGTTTGACAGATTTCATTCAAATTCGCCTATGGATATCGTTGCAAAGGAAAGACCTGATATTGATCTGAGCTGGTTCAAAACCATTCAAAAACAGAAAAAAGAAGTAGGCTTTACAACCTATTCGCCTAACTTCTATTACAGTAACAGCAGCATTACAGCTATTTACACGGCGGATATGTCAAAAATAAAGGAATTGATTCCGGAAAAGGTTAAAGGTCTGGTAAAACCAATTTCCTATACGCCCGGCAAGGGACTGATAGCTATTACATCTTACGCTTACCATTACTGCGATAACGATTTTTATAACGAATTGTCCATCTCTATTGTAACCACACAACCGGGTAGAAGCAATTGGGGACTGATTTCGCTGATGGGTGAACTGAATGATAAGAACCTGTGGGGATACGTGTTGAAACTTCCGGTAGATACGGAGTTGGCAAGAGTGAGAGGTGTTTACGGTTACAATTTGCCCAAATGGCTGATTCCTATCAATTACACGAACGAGGGTAATAGTTTGACGTTTAATTATTACGATGAAAAAGGGAATTTTGACTTTTCAATGGCAGGGAAAAAACTGGATGTTTCCGCATCAACACCGGAAATTACCCGTTCCAATTTCATCAATCTGAATAAACAAGGTCAGCTAACACATGGTTATACTGATGTTCGCGCCATAAAGAAAGCGAGCAGCAAAAGTGCTGAAGATATTCAATTAAATCTTTCTGATGGTCCTTTGTCAACTTTTATCAGATCATTAGGTTTAAATAAACTGGTTAAGTACGATTACCAGCCGGAGTTTCAGGCAGCATTATATACGCCTGAACTGGTACAGGAAGAGAAAAAATAA
- a CDS encoding aldehyde dehydrogenase family protein: MDFDKIFQLQKAFFNTHHTKDITFRKETLKKLKTILKKNENRMYDAIYKDFRKGRFDTFLTELNLIYNEIDFFLKNLDKLSKPKKVKTPLNLQPGNSHIYYDALGVTLVIGAWNYPLQLTLLPMVTAIAAGNTCVLKPSELPENTMNLLEELINHNFPSNYLYVVAGGIPETTELLKLRWDKIFFTGSPKVGKIVYEAAAKNLIPVVLELGGKSPAIVTKTADLEVAAKRLVWGKFINGGQTCIAPDYLLVEESVKPKLLQLIKEKLEEFNYSDGAEHFTSIINKRNFERVSSLIDKDKIFYGGKTNEETLYIEPTVLDNVTWDDAVMQEEIFGPVFPVIGYTDYDEILQKIIEGEKPLAAYLFTKNEEEKTRLLHLVSFGGGVINDTLMHITNHYLPFGGIGNSGIGSYHGEYGFLAFSHQKSVIDKATWGEPDLKYPPYTDKKMHWIKKVM, translated from the coding sequence ATGGATTTTGACAAAATATTTCAATTACAAAAAGCATTTTTCAATACACATCATACAAAAGATATAACCTTTCGTAAGGAAACATTGAAAAAACTGAAAACCATTCTGAAAAAAAATGAAAATCGTATGTACGATGCGATTTATAAAGATTTTCGAAAAGGAAGATTCGATACATTTTTAACGGAACTGAATCTTATTTATAATGAAATCGATTTTTTTCTGAAAAATCTGGATAAGCTTAGTAAGCCTAAAAAAGTAAAAACACCATTGAATTTGCAGCCTGGGAACAGTCATATTTATTACGATGCATTGGGTGTAACGTTGGTCATCGGTGCATGGAATTATCCTTTGCAGCTCACGTTGTTGCCCATGGTTACCGCTATCGCGGCGGGAAATACCTGCGTACTGAAACCCAGCGAGCTACCGGAAAATACAATGAATCTGCTAGAGGAGTTAATTAATCATAATTTTCCATCCAATTATCTGTATGTGGTGGCAGGTGGGATTCCTGAAACAACCGAACTTCTGAAACTCCGCTGGGATAAAATTTTCTTTACCGGAAGCCCGAAAGTGGGAAAAATAGTATATGAGGCCGCTGCAAAAAATCTTATTCCGGTTGTCCTTGAATTAGGCGGTAAATCTCCAGCTATCGTTACTAAAACGGCAGATTTGGAAGTCGCGGCAAAGCGTTTGGTTTGGGGCAAGTTTATAAATGGTGGACAGACCTGCATTGCTCCCGATTATCTTCTGGTAGAAGAATCGGTGAAGCCGAAATTATTACAGCTGATAAAAGAAAAGCTGGAGGAATTCAATTATTCAGATGGTGCGGAGCATTTCACCAGCATCATCAATAAAAGGAATTTCGAACGTGTTTCTTCGCTTATCGATAAAGACAAAATTTTCTATGGTGGCAAAACTAATGAAGAAACTCTATATATTGAACCTACGGTTTTGGATAATGTCACTTGGGACGATGCCGTAATGCAGGAGGAGATTTTTGGACCTGTTTTTCCGGTCATTGGCTATACCGATTATGATGAGATTTTGCAGAAGATCATTGAAGGAGAAAAACCTTTAGCAGCCTATCTGTTTACAAAAAATGAAGAAGAAAAAACAAGACTTCTCCATCTGGTTTCTTTCGGCGGTGGTGTCATCAACGATACCTTGATGCACATTACCAACCATTATCTCCCTTTTGGCGGCATTGGTAATTCCGGAATCGGAAGTTATCACGGCGAATACGGTTTCCTTGCATTTTCTCACCAAAAATCAGTTATAGACAAAGCTACCTGGGGTGAGCCAGATCTGAAATATCCGCCCTATACCGATAAAAAAATGCACTGGATAAAAAAGGTGATGTAA